The Methylomicrobium lacus LW14 genome window below encodes:
- a CDS encoding AAA family ATPase: MIDITTKENQLQGAPKLGKFIVTEKLGESLQAVVFKGYHKHVPDQPLIIKLLKLLSSWDDQSRHLRQKIERLKVLHDPRVSTPIALESYGDQHFIVQPWFAGQPLNCWTKQQDKLDLNDFFTLACTLADTLQAVHDAGITHGGIKPHNILLQPGTLTLRLTDFITPLDIRDVSHFIYDPEFVRHTLAYTSPEQTGRINYRVDFSTDLYSLGIVFYELLTGRLPFFSNDPLELIHSHLAEETPKVNQLKPQIPQALADIIAKLTVKQPEKRYQSTAGLLADLTRCRQEYADTGSVSAFTVGQHDRSRRVIFISKMVGRQAESQLIQQQYNEVISGKFRSVFISGLSGIGKTRLIQELQKPLVKNRGYFTSGKFDQYQKNIPYSSLIQALRNLICIFLTESDSQVQQWRAKILDVVENNGSVIIDVLPELEFIIGRQPEVPHLPPVEARNRFNNLFGRFLACLASEDNPLVLFIDDLQWCDSATFDFLQNLFDNHHEHPFLFFMGAYRHNEVDNSHPLSKLIRRIQETDSPFAEVRVEALTDADCHEMVAYILDSSLEATANLAEFIAHLTEGNPLFVSESLAWLYNEELLNTDDEHHWHWDIKRIRDTQMPTSVVELFSSKVGKLPFKTLHILDHCACMGNRFRVEDVALVLDIRIEQLFEDLKPVLNLGMLLENKSDLQFVHDRVQEAVLRQVDSQAKPAIHWRIGNRLLQSVPAGTHLETLDNLFTIAAHLNLGRPADMDQELAYRLVNINFHAGNKALDALAGDAAKDFFQKAHDYLPDDCWQQAYDLTFRIYQRLAKTELMCGRYERSEVLLNYLIEHAVSDLDKAEALAEQTTSLSSFGNFNKAIATANRGLAYFDKSIPEQPEIAKRQMLSLMAEIEQQGNVWSTILHMPFTQDRKSKIELAFYSELIPDLYMSGLVPQLYLSAAQSTLHCLQGGMDESVIYSFSIMGLNLGEQGKFEPAFLYQDLAHDLCAKHPNTFGATRGMNGIVWCNMHSRSHPAEIVDYCHKAIQCGKNCGDLYNAGLSYGPLMWNLQVQGKNLRLVEEAAEECLHFSRKNQLSFSVGLAEAVLTGWVAPMKPDYQPVDMTETLVRWEADNYVAASGSYFALLGFTQHYLGDYAAAAVSLQTVERYLHGLTDNVLKRLWYVFRIVNRLRWPEGADWPALEAEIAPLLAELETWARLGPLLKPFLAFIHAEIARAQNQMRDARTLYLDAIAIAQAQNYVLLTGHLYEALAEVVAVGNLGDAELYYGAARHVYRACRADRKNALLQQRHPYTAPDNAVRAEKTVAHDTPATLPNLDFNYLMKSALALSAEVDLNRLMQKIMSVVLESSGAQHGYLLIKEADELRVAAESHVGKKHIINRQSLSLNQTRSSISRAIVNYVLRTRKKVLLHDAMTEGEFQNTPEVQALRLRSVLCLPIIKQNELIGLLYLENRLSAGVFTAEKTDMTELLTAQAAISLENARLLEQTRLAYIKLQENQEHMLQMEKLSALGTLVGGVAHEINNPLMGVMNFVEFAAGRSPDEKSKEILDQALQQIHRIKKIVSNMLVFVHTRSTPNGNCKPAEIIKQTLLLLEGELTKDSIAVEVDAADDLPAIRCSADSLQQILVNLILNARDALADIRQPQIKIIVSPIEGMLELSVTDNGPGIPQDVQPKIFDPFFTTKPPGKGTGLGLSVIRRLVQDVGGNIQAESVHGHGCCMRLRFPHV, translated from the coding sequence TTGATTGATATCACAACAAAAGAAAATCAACTGCAGGGCGCGCCTAAACTGGGCAAATTCATCGTTACCGAAAAACTGGGAGAAAGCTTGCAGGCCGTGGTATTCAAGGGTTACCACAAACACGTCCCTGACCAACCGTTGATCATCAAACTGCTGAAACTGCTGTCAAGCTGGGACGACCAGTCCCGACATCTGCGCCAGAAAATTGAACGCCTAAAAGTGCTGCACGATCCGCGGGTTTCTACTCCGATCGCCCTGGAGTCCTATGGCGACCAGCACTTTATCGTTCAGCCCTGGTTTGCCGGACAACCGCTGAACTGTTGGACGAAACAGCAAGACAAACTCGATCTCAACGATTTTTTTACGCTGGCCTGCACACTGGCCGATACGCTGCAAGCGGTACACGATGCCGGCATTACCCACGGCGGCATCAAGCCCCACAACATTCTGCTACAACCGGGGACACTGACCCTGCGGCTGACCGATTTCATCACCCCGCTCGACATTCGTGATGTCAGCCATTTTATCTACGACCCGGAATTTGTACGCCATACCTTGGCCTACACCTCCCCGGAACAGACTGGCCGCATCAACTATAGAGTCGATTTTTCCACCGATTTGTATTCATTAGGGATAGTATTCTATGAATTACTGACCGGCCGGCTACCGTTTTTTTCCAACGATCCGCTGGAACTGATTCACTCGCACCTGGCCGAGGAAACGCCTAAAGTCAATCAGCTCAAGCCGCAGATTCCCCAAGCCTTGGCCGATATTATTGCCAAACTCACCGTCAAGCAGCCGGAGAAGCGTTATCAGAGCACGGCGGGGTTGCTGGCTGACTTGACCCGATGCCGGCAAGAATACGCCGACACGGGCAGCGTATCGGCATTTACAGTCGGTCAGCACGATCGTAGCCGCCGGGTCATCTTTATTTCGAAAATGGTGGGCCGTCAGGCCGAAAGCCAGCTGATACAACAACAATACAATGAGGTCATCAGCGGCAAATTTCGCTCGGTATTTATTTCCGGTCTGTCCGGCATCGGCAAAACCCGGCTCATTCAAGAGTTGCAAAAACCCCTCGTCAAAAATCGCGGCTACTTCACCTCCGGCAAATTCGACCAATACCAGAAAAACATCCCCTACAGTTCTCTGATTCAGGCCCTGCGCAATCTGATCTGCATCTTTTTGACCGAAAGCGATAGTCAGGTTCAGCAGTGGCGGGCCAAAATACTCGACGTCGTGGAAAACAACGGCAGCGTCATCATCGATGTGTTGCCGGAACTGGAATTCATCATCGGCCGCCAGCCGGAAGTGCCGCATCTGCCGCCGGTGGAAGCCCGCAACCGTTTTAATAACTTGTTCGGCCGATTTCTGGCCTGTCTGGCCAGCGAGGACAATCCGCTGGTGCTGTTTATCGATGACCTGCAATGGTGCGACAGCGCAACCTTCGATTTTCTGCAAAATCTGTTCGACAACCATCATGAGCATCCCTTCCTATTTTTCATGGGCGCCTATCGGCATAATGAAGTCGACAACAGCCATCCGCTCAGTAAGCTGATCCGCAGGATTCAGGAAACCGACAGCCCGTTCGCGGAAGTTCGCGTAGAGGCCCTGACCGACGCCGACTGTCACGAGATGGTGGCCTACATCCTCGATTCCTCGCTGGAGGCCACGGCCAATCTGGCAGAATTTATCGCCCATCTCACCGAAGGCAACCCGCTGTTCGTCAGCGAAAGCCTGGCCTGGCTGTATAACGAGGAATTGCTGAATACCGACGACGAACATCACTGGCACTGGGACATCAAGCGGATTCGCGACACGCAGATGCCGACCTCGGTGGTGGAATTGTTCAGTTCCAAGGTGGGCAAGCTGCCCTTCAAAACCCTGCATATCCTCGATCACTGCGCCTGCATGGGCAACCGTTTCCGTGTCGAAGATGTGGCGCTGGTGCTGGATATCCGCATCGAACAACTGTTTGAAGATTTGAAGCCGGTACTGAACCTGGGCATGCTGCTGGAAAACAAATCCGATCTGCAGTTCGTCCACGACCGGGTTCAGGAAGCGGTGCTGCGCCAGGTCGACTCCCAAGCCAAGCCTGCGATCCACTGGCGCATCGGCAACCGGCTGCTGCAGTCGGTGCCGGCAGGAACCCATCTGGAAACCCTTGACAACCTGTTTACCATTGCTGCCCACCTCAATCTGGGCCGTCCGGCGGACATGGATCAGGAACTGGCGTATCGGCTGGTCAATATCAACTTCCATGCCGGCAACAAGGCACTGGATGCCCTAGCCGGCGATGCCGCCAAAGATTTTTTTCAGAAAGCCCACGACTATCTGCCGGACGATTGCTGGCAACAGGCTTACGATCTGACTTTTCGCATTTACCAGCGTCTGGCCAAGACCGAGCTGATGTGTGGCCGTTACGAAAGATCGGAAGTGCTGCTCAATTATCTCATCGAACACGCCGTCAGCGATCTGGACAAAGCCGAAGCCCTGGCGGAACAGACCACGTCATTGTCTTCATTCGGCAACTTCAACAAGGCCATCGCTACCGCCAACCGCGGCCTTGCCTATTTCGACAAGTCGATTCCCGAACAACCCGAGATAGCCAAACGGCAGATGTTGTCTTTAATGGCGGAAATCGAACAGCAAGGAAATGTCTGGTCGACTATTTTGCATATGCCTTTTACCCAGGACCGCAAAAGCAAGATCGAGCTGGCATTCTACAGCGAGCTAATCCCCGACCTCTATATGTCCGGACTGGTGCCGCAGCTGTATCTGTCAGCGGCGCAATCTACCTTGCATTGCCTGCAGGGCGGCATGGATGAATCCGTGATTTATTCGTTCTCGATCATGGGCCTCAACCTCGGCGAGCAGGGCAAGTTCGAGCCGGCATTTCTGTACCAGGATCTGGCCCACGACCTCTGTGCAAAACACCCCAATACCTTCGGTGCGACCCGAGGCATGAACGGCATTGTCTGGTGCAATATGCATTCGCGCAGTCATCCGGCCGAGATCGTCGATTACTGCCACAAAGCCATACAGTGCGGCAAGAATTGCGGCGATTTATATAACGCCGGCCTGTCCTACGGACCGTTGATGTGGAATTTGCAGGTACAGGGCAAAAATCTGCGTCTGGTTGAAGAAGCTGCCGAAGAATGCCTGCACTTCTCTCGCAAGAACCAGCTGTCTTTTTCGGTCGGCCTTGCCGAAGCCGTGCTGACCGGCTGGGTGGCACCGATGAAACCCGATTACCAGCCGGTGGATATGACCGAAACTCTGGTACGCTGGGAAGCCGACAATTATGTCGCCGCTTCCGGCAGTTATTTTGCCCTGCTGGGTTTCACTCAGCATTATCTGGGCGATTACGCGGCGGCGGCCGTGTCTTTGCAAACGGTGGAACGCTATCTGCACGGTCTGACCGATAACGTACTGAAACGCCTCTGGTATGTCTTCCGTATCGTCAATCGCCTGCGTTGGCCGGAGGGTGCCGACTGGCCGGCGCTGGAAGCGGAAATCGCGCCGCTCTTGGCCGAACTGGAAACTTGGGCCCGTCTTGGACCGCTGCTGAAACCCTTTCTGGCCTTTATTCATGCCGAGATCGCCCGCGCTCAAAACCAAATGCGCGACGCCCGTACCTTGTATTTGGATGCTATCGCGATCGCCCAGGCACAAAACTACGTCCTGCTCACCGGTCATTTATATGAAGCATTGGCCGAGGTGGTGGCAGTCGGAAATCTAGGCGATGCCGAACTGTATTACGGTGCGGCACGGCACGTATACCGGGCGTGCCGCGCCGATCGCAAAAATGCACTGTTGCAGCAACGTCACCCTTACACTGCCCCTGATAATGCAGTTCGCGCTGAAAAGACCGTTGCCCACGACACGCCGGCGACTCTGCCGAATCTTGACTTCAATTATCTGATGAAATCGGCGCTGGCCTTGTCGGCGGAAGTCGATCTGAATCGGCTCATGCAAAAAATCATGAGCGTCGTGCTGGAAAGCTCGGGGGCTCAGCACGGCTACCTGTTGATCAAGGAGGCGGATGAACTGCGGGTCGCGGCCGAAAGCCATGTCGGCAAAAAACATATCATTAACCGTCAGTCTCTCAGCCTTAACCAGACCCGCAGCAGCATCAGCCGCGCCATCGTCAATTACGTGCTGCGCACGCGTAAAAAAGTGTTACTGCATGATGCGATGACCGAAGGCGAGTTTCAAAATACCCCGGAAGTGCAGGCACTCAGGCTGCGTTCAGTGCTATGCCTGCCGATCATCAAACAAAACGAGCTCATCGGCCTGCTCTATCTGGAGAATCGGCTGTCTGCCGGTGTATTTACTGCCGAAAAAACCGATATGACCGAGCTATTGACCGCCCAGGCTGCGATTTCCTTAGAAAACGCCCGTCTCCTGGAACAAACCCGACTGGCCTACATAAAACTCCAAGAAAACCAGGAACACATGCTGCAGATGGAAAAACTTTCGGCATTGGGGACGCTGGTGGGCGGTGTGGCGCATGAGATCAACAACCCGCTGATGGGAGTGATGAATTTTGTCGAATTCGCCGCAGGCAGAAGTCCGGATGAAAAATCAAAGGAAATTCTCGATCAGGCGCTACAGCAAATTCACCGCATCAAGAAGATTGTCAGCAACATGCTGGTATTCGTCCACACCCGGTCGACCCCAAACGGCAACTGCAAGCCCGCGGAGATAATCAAGCAAACTCTGTTGCTGCTGGAAGGCGAATTGACCAAAGACAGCATAGCTGTCGAGGTCGATGCCGCCGACGATCTGCCGGCCATCCGCTGTAGCGCCGACAGTCTGCAGCAAATTCTGGTCAATCTAATCCTTAACGCCCGCGACGCGCTAGCCGACATCCGGCAACCACAAATCAAAATCATCGTTAGCCCTATCGAGGGTATGTTAGAATTGAGCGTAACCGATAACGGTCCCGGCATCCCGCAAGATGTACAACCCAAAATTTTCGATCCGTTTTTTACCACCAAGCCTCCCGGAAAAGGTACCGGTCTGGGCTTGTCGGTTATCCGCCGTCTGGTTCAGGATGTCGGGGGCAATATACAGGCAGAGAGTGTACATGGACACGGCTGCTGTATGCGATTACGATTCCCCCACGTTTGA
- a CDS encoding response regulator — translation MEGDLFKKSPLAPLFQRGELNESAEDFLQNYCPGNPGCLLLDFNLPGLNGHELQAELIRRKIHLPIIFFTAYGDIPMTVRAIKAGAVDFLTKPVPRNLLIERIQAVLQHETQISEQTLAEQALCMRLYGLTSREMEIMSWVVAGHSNKEIARQLGISYRTVEIHRARILKKTGTTNPLELARLCEASNFPT, via the coding sequence ATAGAGGGGGATTTATTTAAAAAATCTCCCCTAGCCCCTCTTTTTCAAAGAGGGGAACTGAACGAGAGCGCCGAGGACTTTCTGCAAAACTATTGCCCGGGCAATCCCGGCTGCCTGCTGCTCGACTTCAACTTGCCGGGCTTGAACGGTCACGAATTGCAAGCCGAACTCATCCGCCGCAAGATACATTTGCCGATTATTTTCTTCACCGCTTATGGCGATATACCCATGACGGTCCGCGCAATCAAGGCCGGAGCGGTCGATTTTCTGACGAAGCCGGTGCCAAGGAACCTGTTGATCGAACGGATACAGGCAGTGCTGCAGCACGAAACACAAATATCCGAACAGACTCTGGCGGAACAAGCTCTCTGTATGCGCCTATACGGTCTTACCTCACGCGAAATGGAAATCATGTCTTGGGTTGTGGCGGGCCATTCCAATAAGGAAATCGCCCGTCAACTCGGCATCAGCTATCGTACCGTCGAAATTCACCGTGCACGGATCTTAAAAAAAACAGGCACAACGAATCCCCTGGAACTGGCTCGCCTGTGCGAAGCCAGCAATTTTCCAACCTGA
- a CDS encoding PAS domain S-box protein: MNFTRFKTQSIILYFDEQPYLLRYGLAVLAVAIAAMATHTIPVIGERAAFLLFFFAIIQTAFWLGLNPGILAMALSLIAVNALVLFPARIGPYAVFILNAGFCFVSAVMIVTTNFHRRSTAALQESRQRYAGIVESALDAIITIDADQRMTLFNAAAEKMFGCTAEEAIGESIERFIPERFRPAHDAHIRAFGSFGVTSRKMGESASISGLRANGKEFPVEATISQCEINGEKSFTAILRDVTELKRFEDSLTKSQAQLRTFIEQAPLSIAMFDREMNYLVTSRRWIEEFGRGYDDLTGHNHYWVNPDISAEWREIHVKAQAGEFLKNDDDLWIQADGSRHWLRWAAYPWTNQEGKIGGIIISCEDITARRIAEEELRTAQKRLTLVVEEVKAGYWDWDLNTGTVYLSPEWKRQIGFDEDELLNRWEEWESRLHPDDRALVLAATENYIAGLLPVFELEFRLRHKDGLYRWIHSRGGLLRDPNNRPYRMLGINLDITDYKKQKELRDRRDKMEQSVRLCVVTQTAAAIAHELHQPLAAISSYSEVALHMLRSGNQNPEKLSPLMEICAQQAQRAGGVIRQLMTVLHKDETLSESIDINHLAQEALELVKADGHLGAFSIELNLAAALPPIRANSLQIEMVLVNLLRNGLESMQESGLSAGTITITTRSTDDTPAMVQVTVRDGGKCVTDIATLKTMFQPFYTIKPQGLGMDLAISHALIEAHGGKMWAEQNAGNGISVHFTLPFVI, encoded by the coding sequence ATGAACTTTACGCGATTCAAAACTCAATCGATTATCCTTTATTTTGACGAGCAACCTTATTTGTTGCGCTACGGATTGGCAGTGCTGGCAGTCGCGATCGCCGCTATGGCGACCCACACTATTCCGGTGATCGGCGAACGGGCAGCATTCTTGTTATTTTTTTTCGCGATTATCCAGACCGCTTTCTGGCTAGGACTGAATCCGGGTATTCTCGCGATGGCTTTATCCTTGATTGCAGTTAATGCGCTTGTTTTGTTTCCGGCCAGGATTGGGCCTTACGCTGTTTTTATTTTAAACGCAGGCTTTTGCTTTGTGTCTGCCGTTATGATCGTCACAACCAACTTCCATCGGAGGTCAACTGCGGCGCTACAGGAAAGCCGGCAGCGCTATGCCGGGATTGTCGAGTCGGCTTTAGATGCGATTATCACTATCGATGCCGATCAACGTATGACTCTATTCAACGCGGCGGCGGAAAAAATGTTCGGTTGTACGGCGGAGGAAGCCATCGGGGAATCTATCGAACGATTTATTCCCGAACGCTTTCGCCCCGCCCATGACGCGCATATTCGCGCTTTCGGGAGTTTCGGCGTCACCAGCCGTAAAATGGGCGAGTCGGCTTCTATTTCGGGCCTGCGCGCCAATGGCAAAGAGTTCCCTGTCGAGGCGACCATTTCCCAGTGCGAGATAAATGGCGAGAAATCGTTTACCGCCATCCTGCGGGATGTTACGGAGCTGAAACGATTCGAAGACTCGTTAACGAAGAGCCAGGCTCAGCTTCGGACTTTCATCGAGCAGGCACCACTCAGCATTGCGATGTTCGACCGTGAGATGAATTATCTGGTCACCAGCCGACGCTGGATCGAAGAGTTTGGACGGGGGTACGATGATCTGACAGGGCATAACCATTATTGGGTTAATCCGGATATCTCCGCCGAGTGGAGAGAGATTCATGTTAAAGCACAAGCCGGGGAGTTTCTGAAAAACGACGACGACTTATGGATCCAAGCAGACGGAAGCCGGCATTGGTTGCGTTGGGCGGCTTATCCCTGGACAAACCAGGAAGGAAAGATCGGCGGCATTATTATTTCCTGCGAGGATATCACGGCACGCCGAATAGCCGAGGAAGAATTGCGCACTGCCCAGAAGCGGCTCACGCTTGTCGTCGAAGAGGTGAAAGCGGGTTATTGGGATTGGGATCTGAATACGGGCACCGTCTACTTATCGCCTGAATGGAAGCGGCAAATCGGCTTTGATGAGGACGAATTGCTCAACCGCTGGGAAGAATGGGAATCCCGCTTGCATCCCGACGACCGGGCATTGGTCTTGGCGGCAACAGAGAACTATATCGCCGGCCTTCTGCCGGTCTTCGAATTGGAGTTCCGTCTGCGTCACAAGGATGGCTTGTACCGCTGGATTCACTCTCGTGGCGGATTGTTGCGTGACCCCAATAACCGTCCTTATCGTATGCTGGGAATAAATTTAGACATTACCGACTACAAGAAGCAAAAGGAATTGAGAGATCGGCGCGATAAGATGGAGCAATCCGTCCGCTTATGTGTTGTCACCCAGACGGCGGCAGCCATAGCTCACGAACTGCACCAGCCACTGGCTGCGATCTCATCTTATTCCGAAGTGGCATTACATATGCTGCGATCCGGCAACCAGAATCCGGAAAAGCTCTCTCCTCTTATGGAAATTTGCGCCCAGCAAGCGCAGCGTGCCGGGGGCGTTATACGGCAATTAATGACGGTATTGCATAAAGACGAGACCCTCAGTGAGTCGATAGATATCAATCATTTGGCCCAGGAAGCACTCGAGCTAGTCAAGGCGGACGGACATTTAGGGGCTTTTAGCATAGAACTGAATCTCGCCGCGGCCTTGCCGCCGATCAGAGCCAATAGTCTGCAAATCGAAATGGTGCTGGTCAACTTGTTGCGCAACGGTCTGGAGTCCATGCAAGAAAGTGGATTAAGCGCCGGAACGATCACCATAACAACGCGTAGCACCGATGACACGCCGGCCATGGTGCAGGTGACGGTGCGCGACGGCGGAAAATGTGTGACGGACATCGCCACCTTGAAAACCATGTTCCAACCCTTCTACACGATCAAACCCCAAGGTTTAGGCATGGACCTTGCTATCAGCCACGCCTTGATCGAAGCTCACGGAGGAAAAATGTGGGCTGAACAAAACGCCGGTAACGGCATCAGTGTCCACTTTACCTTACCCTTCGTGATATGA
- the dapB gene encoding 4-hydroxy-tetrahydrodipicolinate reductase has translation MLRIAVAGVSGRMGSCLVRAADAASHAEFTAAVSRLGSLAVGKDAGELAGLGTIGVQVVDDLSAVLDKFDVLIDFTRPDTSMTLIEQCRAAGKKIVIGTTGYTPEQKRTIEQAARDVAIVLSPNMSVGVNLSLKLLEMTARVMGDDSDIEIIEAHHRHKVDAPSGTALRMGEVIAATLDRDLKDCAIYGREGHTGARDRKTIGFSTIRAGDIVGDHTVMFADDGERVEITHKATSRMTFANGAVRAALWLKDIPNGLYDMQDVLGLKALG, from the coding sequence ATGCTTCGAATTGCAGTAGCGGGCGTCTCCGGCCGCATGGGATCTTGTTTGGTCAGGGCGGCCGATGCGGCAAGCCATGCGGAATTTACCGCCGCGGTATCGCGCCTCGGCAGTCTTGCGGTCGGCAAGGATGCGGGCGAATTGGCGGGGCTGGGAACGATCGGCGTGCAGGTGGTCGACGATCTGTCGGCGGTGCTCGATAAATTCGACGTACTGATCGATTTTACTCGTCCCGACACTTCGATGACGCTGATCGAACAATGCCGGGCGGCCGGTAAAAAGATCGTGATCGGCACGACCGGCTACACGCCGGAACAAAAACGGACGATCGAGCAAGCCGCCCGGGATGTCGCGATCGTATTGTCACCGAACATGAGCGTCGGCGTTAACCTGTCGCTGAAACTGCTCGAAATGACCGCCCGCGTGATGGGCGACGACAGTGACATCGAAATCATCGAAGCGCATCACCGCCACAAGGTCGATGCGCCATCCGGCACCGCGCTCAGAATGGGCGAAGTGATCGCGGCGACGCTGGACCGCGACCTGAAAGACTGCGCGATCTACGGCCGCGAAGGCCACACCGGCGCACGCGACCGCAAAACGATCGGTTTTTCGACGATTCGCGCCGGCGACATCGTCGGCGATCATACCGTGATGTTTGCGGACGACGGCGAACGCGTCGAAATCACCCACAAGGCGACCAGCCGGATGACCTTTGCGAACGGCGCGGTGCGCGCGGCGTTGTGGCTGAAGGACATACCGAACGGCCTATATGACATGCAGGACGTCTTGGGCTTGAAAGCGCTCGGCTGA
- the dnaJ gene encoding molecular chaperone DnaJ, translated as MAKEDYYKLLGVDKNASDEEIKKSYRKMAMKYHPDRNKDNPEQAEAKFKQIKEAYEILSDAKKRAAYDQFGHAGVDSSMGGGRHGGFGADSFSDVFGDMFGDIFGGGGRQRGGAQRGSDLRYNLELTLEEAVAGTEAKIRVQVLTTCGECSGSGAKKGSSPVICSTCHGHGQVRMQQGFFAVQQACPTCRGTGKQIKDPCGKCYGQGRVQDTKTLSAKIPAGVDTGDRIRLSGEGEAGELGGPPGDLYVQIQVKEHSIFTRDGANLFCEVPISFPTACLGGDLEVPTLDGKVSLKIPAETQTGKMFRLRGKGVKPVRGGPVGDLLCRVQVETPVHLTKEQKELIAQLNESLMGGGKHHSPQEHSFIDGVKSFFDKLTG; from the coding sequence ATGGCAAAAGAAGATTATTACAAGCTTCTCGGTGTGGACAAAAACGCCAGCGATGAAGAAATCAAGAAAAGCTATCGCAAGATGGCGATGAAGTATCATCCTGACCGTAACAAGGATAATCCCGAACAGGCCGAAGCCAAATTCAAGCAGATCAAGGAAGCCTACGAGATCCTGTCCGATGCGAAGAAACGCGCCGCGTATGACCAGTTCGGCCATGCCGGCGTCGATTCGTCGATGGGCGGCGGCCGCCACGGCGGCTTCGGCGCGGACAGTTTCAGCGACGTATTCGGCGACATGTTCGGCGATATTTTCGGCGGAGGCGGCCGCCAGCGCGGCGGCGCGCAGCGCGGTTCCGACCTGCGCTACAATCTGGAGCTGACGCTCGAGGAAGCGGTCGCCGGCACCGAAGCGAAGATTCGCGTCCAGGTGCTGACGACCTGCGGCGAATGCTCCGGCAGCGGCGCGAAGAAAGGCTCTTCGCCGGTGATCTGTTCGACCTGTCATGGTCACGGCCAGGTCCGGATGCAGCAAGGCTTCTTTGCGGTGCAGCAAGCCTGTCCGACCTGCCGCGGCACCGGCAAGCAGATCAAGGACCCATGCGGCAAATGCTACGGCCAGGGCCGCGTGCAGGATACCAAAACGTTGTCGGCCAAGATTCCGGCCGGTGTTGATACCGGCGACCGCATTCGGCTGTCCGGCGAAGGCGAAGCCGGCGAACTGGGCGGGCCTCCGGGCGATCTGTATGTGCAGATTCAGGTAAAGGAGCATTCGATCTTTACCCGCGACGGCGCGAATCTGTTTTGCGAAGTGCCGATCAGTTTCCCGACCGCCTGTCTCGGCGGCGACCTGGAAGTGCCGACCCTGGACGGCAAGGTCAGTCTGAAAATTCCGGCCGAAACCCAAACCGGCAAGATGTTCCGCCTGCGCGGCAAAGGCGTGAAGCCGGTGCGCGGCGGCCCGGTCGGCGATTTGTTGTGCCGGGTGCAGGTCGAAACGCCGGTGCATCTGACCAAGGAACAAAAAGAGCTGATCGCGCAGTTGAATGAATCGCTGATGGGCGGCGGCAAGCATCACAGTCCGCAGGAGCATTCGTTCATCGACGGCGTGAAAAGTTTTTTCGATAAATTGACAGGATGA